GTGCTGAGAAAGCATAGAACATACTGAGCGCTGTATTAAAGATCATTGCAAACACGATAACCGACATCACAATTCCGAGTATCGGTGAAATTTCATTTACAATGCCGAGCATCGGTAAAGGTAAATCTTTAACAGTTTCAATCTTAGAGAATATTGCAAGATGACTGAGTATAATTAATAACCCTAATACAAGTCCGCCTACTAATCCTCCGAGTGCAGCTGCACGTTTATTCTCTTCTGCACCACCAATAACAATTGCCATCGCAGCACCAAGCCCGATATTCATCGAAACGTAGTTCACACCAGCAATTATCCAGTGCGGAAATGGTGATGCAACATTATTTGAGATATGATCCAGTTCCGCATATGGTGTGTCTAAAGTGACGATACAATAAATCGAGATAATCACAATCATAATAATTAAAAATGGCGTGATGTTGCCAATCACTTTAACGATATGATCAATCTTAAGCATACCGGTAACAATGACGATTAATGTCATAAGTGCTGTCCCATACAGCGTAGGAACTCCGAATTGCTGTTCTAAGTTTGATCCGGCCCCTGCGAGCATTACTACACCGAAACTAAATAATGTAATAATCAATACGATATCGATTATCCAGGCTAGTGCTTTTCCGATTCCAGG
Above is a window of Macrococcoides canis DNA encoding:
- a CDS encoding YkvI family membrane protein, with amino-acid sequence MKKIFLISSAFIGVIVGAGFASGQEILQYFTSFGTMGIFGAIVSTILFAYIGMILVWAGSKTEADDHQIVIQKLTDYPGIGKALAWIIDIVLIITLFSFGVVMLAGAGSNLEQQFGVPTLYGTALMTLIVIVTGMLKIDHIVKVIGNITPFLIIMIVIISIYCIVTLDTPYAELDHISNNVASPFPHWIIAGVNYVSMNIGLGAAMAIVIGGAEENKRAAALGGLVGGLVLGLLIILSHLAIFSKIETVKDLPLPMLGIVNEISPILGIVMSVIVFAMIFNTALSMFYAFSARFTTVGTVKFKVFYIIATLAGFGLSFVGFTKLVNKVYPILGNMNYLLIIVIMLAPLKLRMNNKNKQQA